The genome window GTGAAATCAACGATCCAGCCGCTCAAGCCAGGGCAAATCTCAGGCTAACAACCTTCTAAAATGCAGGACTTTCCCTTGTGAAGATGCGAAAATCCTGTTGATGAAAGATGGCTCGTTTAAAACATCCTGTTTGATTTAAAAATAATGTTCTTAAGACCTGGAGCGGAGATCATCGCCTTGAATCCGAAGAGGTATATCATACATGCCTAGAACAAAGAAAGAAAATAGTGAACAATCTGTTGCAAAGGAATCATCCACTGCACAAACCAAGGGCAATCAATCCATTAATCTGGCCGACTTCAAGAAAAAAAACATAACCGAGCTCTATCAGATGGCAAAAGACCTCGGCGTCGAGGTCACCAGTGGGATGCGCAAACAAGAATTGATTTTTGCCATCTTAAAAGCCCAAACAGACAAAAATGGCGGGGTCTACGGAGAAGGCGTCCTGGAGATACTGCAAGACGGGTTCGGTTTTCTAAGAAGCCCGGACTACAGCTACCTCCCTGGCCCGGACGATATATATGTATCGCCGTCTCAGATAAGGCGCTTCAACTTGAGCACCGGTGATACGGTCTCAGGGCAGATACGCTCTCCTAAGGAGGGAGAGAGGTATTTCGCCCTCTTGAAGGTCGAGTCAATAAACTTTGACCCGCCAGAGGCCTCTTTCGGCACGATAAACTTTGACAACCTCACGCCGACCTATCCTGACAAACGGCTGAAGCTCGAGACAGAGCCTGACAACTATTCCGCCCGCATAATGGACCTCATGACCCCTATAGGCAAGGGACAAAGGGGACTTATCGTGGCCCCACCAAGGACAGGCAAGACTATGCTGCTTCAAAACATTGCAAACAGCATAGCCAAAAATCACCCCGATGTAATCCTGATAGTCCTACTGATAGACGAAAGGCCGGAGGAGGTTACGGATATGCAGCGTTTGGTAAAGGCAGAGGTGGTGAGCTCCACATTCGATGAACCTGCCCAGCGCCATATCCAGGTCTCTGAGATGGTCATAGAAAAGGCAAAGCGCCTGGTGGAACACAAAAAAGACGTGGTCATCCTCCTTGACAGCATTACAAGGCTTGCCCGGGCATACAATACCGTTGTACCGCCAAGCGGCAAGATACTCTCGGGCGGCGTTGACTCAAACGCCCTTCACAGGCCGAAACGCTTCTTCGGCGCGGCGAGAAACATTATGGAAGGTGGAAGCCTTACCATTATAGCTACCGCCCTTGTTGATACAGGGAGCCGCATGGACGAGGTGATATTCGAGGAATTCAAGGGCACGGGTAACATGGAGATACACCTTGACAGGAAGCTGGCTGACAAGCGCACATTTCCTGCAATAGACATAAACCGCTCCGGCACGAGAAAAGAAGAACTGCTACTGCCCAAAGATGTATTGACCAGGGTCTGGATACTGCGGAAGCTCCTCTCTCCGTTGAATCCGGTCGATAGCATGGAGTTCTTGTTGGATAAGATGCAACATACCAAAAATAATGAAGAATTCCTGGCATCAATGAACCGGTGAGACGTCCAAACCTGTTGACCAACGGCATGATTAGTGATTTCTTTAAATTAAGAACGATAACATAGACTACGGAGGCGAACAAAAATGAAAGATGGCATACATCCAAAATATCAGACGGTAAAAGTACGCTGCGCGTGCGGCAACGAATTCGAGGTAGGCTCGACCGCCAACGAGATCAGGGTTGAAATTTGCTCGCAGTGCCATCCATTTTTTACGGGCAAACAGAAACTGATCGATACCGCTGGCAGGGTTGAAAAATTCCAGCGCAAATATGGCCTCATTGAAAAGAAATAACCGGCGAAGCGCCCTCAAATCATTGGTGACGGCCTCGCTCTGCGCCCCTATTGCAGTGGGCGGCCAGGCCGTAATCGAGGGCGTGATGATGAGGGGCCCGAAGGCGATGGCAATAGCGATCCGCCGCGCAGACGGCGGTATATTTGTGAAAGAAGGAAAATGGCGCTCGTTCGGCAGGAAATTAACATTTCTAAAGTGGCCTTTTATAAGAGGTTCGGTAGTGCTAGCAGAGGCCATGATAAATGGGATACAGGCCCTCAATTTCTCCGCGCAGGAGGCACTGGCCGGCATCGATAACGACGGCAAAAGAACAAACGCTGACAACTTATCCAATAAGGCGATCGCCTTGGCCATGTTGTCATCCGTAGCTGTCGGCCTGTGCCTGTTCTTGGTGATCCCGCATCTTGCAAGCAGCTTCCTGCTCAAGATATTGGGCGCTGGAGGCGGCGTCAGGTCGTTTGCATTCCACGCCCTGGACGGACTCATAAAAATGCTTATATTTATTAATTATATCCTGCTTATCGGCAGGATGGCAGATATAAAAAGACTGTTCGGGTATCACGGCGCCGAGCACAAGGCTATCTATACCTATGAGGCCAATAAAGAACTCTGTATAGCCAATGCAAAGGGCTACAGCACCCTCCACCCGAGGTGCGGCACGGCATTTATCATGGTAGTAGTTTTTGTAAGCATAGGCGTCTTTGCCACGGTCATTCCGCTGATCTCGTTCAGCGGGACCGGATGGTATGTCACGGGTGAGATTATACTCACAAAAATATCTCTGATGCTCCCGATTGCAGGTATCGCCTACGAGATAACACGCCTTGCCGACAAAGATGCAATGAGGCGGTTTGCCGCACCACTTATTTACCCAGGTCTTCTCATACAGACCCTCACCACCTCCAACCCGACGGACGATCAGCTTGAAGTGGCGATAGAGGCACTGAAGAGGGCCTTAAAGATGGAAAATGATCAATCCATCGATTGAATAATCAATAGGCGGCAAAGAATAATGCTATCTAAACTCCAGGAGTTAGAAGAAAAATTCCTTTCCCTTGAGTCGGAGATGAGCGACCCTAAAGTTGCTCAAGACCGTGAAAGATACAGAAAACTCGCCAAGGAACACGCCGACATAAGCGAAATAATGCGGGTATACAACGACTACAAGGACCTCCTGAGGCAGATAAGCGACAATAAAGCCCTTGCCGCCAATGACCCTGATCCCGCGATAAGAGAGATGGCCAAGGTGGAGCTAACCGAGCTCGAAGAAAAGGCCGCAAAGATACTCCATAAAATAACGCTCATGCTCCTCCCAAAAGATACAAACGATGAGAAGAACATCATCCTTGAAATAAGGGCGGGGACCGGCGGCGACGAGGCGGCACTATTCGCCGCCGATCTCTTTCGCATGTACAGCCGTTACGCCGAGAGAAAAAGGTGGAGGGTAGAGATCTTGAGCTCCAACGAAACAGGGATAGGCGGTTTCAAAGAGATCATCGCCCTTATATCCGGCGACAGGGTCTATAGTAGGCTTAAATACGAAAGTGGGATACATCGCGTCCAGCGTGTGCCTGAAACCGAGTCCCAGGGGCGCATCCATACATCGGCAGTAACAGTAGCGGTGATGCCTGAAGCCGATGAAGTGGATGTCGATATAGACCCTTCAGAGATAAAAGTGGATGTATACAGGGCCTCCGGCGCAGGAGGGCAGCACGTAAACAAGACAGAGTCTGCGGTCCGGCTTACTCATATCCCTACAGGGATCGTTGTACAGTGCCAAGATGAACGCTCGCAGCACAAAAACAAGGCAAAGGCCATGAAAATCCTATATGCCCGCATCCTTGAAATGAAAAAGGCGGCACAACAGGCACAACTGACCGAAGAACGCCGTAACCTGGTAGGCACAGGCGATAGGAGCGGGCGCATACGCACATACAACTTTCCACAAGGCAGGGTGACAGACCACAGGATCGGATTAACCCTTTATCGACTCGAAAGCTTTATGGATGGCGATATAGACGAGATGATCGAGGCCCTTGGCACCCACTATCAAACACAGGCCCTGGCAGGGTCAAGGGAGACATGAATGTAGCCGATGCGCTAAAAAAGGCGACATCTCGACTTTGCCGCATCCCTGACATCGAGCATCCACGGATGGAGGCAGAGGCGCTCCTTGCCTCCATCCTTCAAAAAGATAGATTATGGCTCTATCTAAACCATCTGAAGGAGCTTCCACTCGATCTCGTCGAAAGATATGAAGAGGTGACAATGCGGAGGCTCAATGGCGAACCCCTTGCTTATATCACTGGCAGAAAGGAGTTTTGGTCTCTTTATTTTGAAGTGACCAGAGACACATTGATCCCTCGGCCCGAGACCGAACTGATCATAGAAACCGCCCTTTCTATACTCACAAGCGATTCAAACCGCCCGATGCGCATCTTGGACCTCGGCTCAGGGAGTGGCGTCCTGGCCATAAGCCTCCTCTATGAGCTGCCCTGCATCACAGCTATTGCGACTGATATCTCATATGGTGCCCTCCTGGTGGCGAGGCGAAATGCCGAAAGGAACGGCGTGGCCTCCAGGATCAGCTTTATTCAGGCCGACTGGCTCAGTGCATTCAAAGAAAACAGCCCTTATTTTGACATGATCGT of Dissulfurimicrobium hydrothermale contains these proteins:
- the prfA gene encoding peptide chain release factor 1 is translated as MLSKLQELEEKFLSLESEMSDPKVAQDRERYRKLAKEHADISEIMRVYNDYKDLLRQISDNKALAANDPDPAIREMAKVELTELEEKAAKILHKITLMLLPKDTNDEKNIILEIRAGTGGDEAALFAADLFRMYSRYAERKRWRVEILSSNETGIGGFKEIIALISGDRVYSRLKYESGIHRVQRVPETESQGRIHTSAVTVAVMPEADEVDVDIDPSEIKVDVYRASGAGGQHVNKTESAVRLTHIPTGIVVQCQDERSQHKNKAKAMKILYARILEMKKAAQQAQLTEERRNLVGTGDRSGRIRTYNFPQGRVTDHRIGLTLYRLESFMDGDIDEMIEALGTHYQTQALAGSRET
- a CDS encoding DUF1385 domain-containing protein; its protein translation is MASLKRNNRRSALKSLVTASLCAPIAVGGQAVIEGVMMRGPKAMAIAIRRADGGIFVKEGKWRSFGRKLTFLKWPFIRGSVVLAEAMINGIQALNFSAQEALAGIDNDGKRTNADNLSNKAIALAMLSSVAVGLCLFLVIPHLASSFLLKILGAGGGVRSFAFHALDGLIKMLIFINYILLIGRMADIKRLFGYHGAEHKAIYTYEANKELCIANAKGYSTLHPRCGTAFIMVVVFVSIGVFATVIPLISFSGTGWYVTGEIILTKISLMLPIAGIAYEITRLADKDAMRRFAAPLIYPGLLIQTLTTSNPTDDQLEVAIEALKRALKMENDQSID
- the rho gene encoding transcription termination factor Rho, whose amino-acid sequence is MPRTKKENSEQSVAKESSTAQTKGNQSINLADFKKKNITELYQMAKDLGVEVTSGMRKQELIFAILKAQTDKNGGVYGEGVLEILQDGFGFLRSPDYSYLPGPDDIYVSPSQIRRFNLSTGDTVSGQIRSPKEGERYFALLKVESINFDPPEASFGTINFDNLTPTYPDKRLKLETEPDNYSARIMDLMTPIGKGQRGLIVAPPRTGKTMLLQNIANSIAKNHPDVILIVLLIDERPEEVTDMQRLVKAEVVSSTFDEPAQRHIQVSEMVIEKAKRLVEHKKDVVILLDSITRLARAYNTVVPPSGKILSGGVDSNALHRPKRFFGAARNIMEGGSLTIIATALVDTGSRMDEVIFEEFKGTGNMEIHLDRKLADKRTFPAIDINRSGTRKEELLLPKDVLTRVWILRKLLSPLNPVDSMEFLLDKMQHTKNNEEFLASMNR
- the prmC gene encoding peptide chain release factor N(5)-glutamine methyltransferase, whose translation is MNVADALKKATSRLCRIPDIEHPRMEAEALLASILQKDRLWLYLNHLKELPLDLVERYEEVTMRRLNGEPLAYITGRKEFWSLYFEVTRDTLIPRPETELIIETALSILTSDSNRPMRILDLGSGSGVLAISLLYELPCITAIATDISYGALLVARRNAERNGVASRISFIQADWLSAFKENSPYFDMIVSNPPYVALNVKDALPRDITAYEPHTALFSGMDGLKDISRLITGCPNVLKTGGWLLCEIGWNQEEAVIRMVEESNRYMNIKMLRDYSGNARVLAAMKS
- the rpmE gene encoding 50S ribosomal protein L31, translated to MKDGIHPKYQTVKVRCACGNEFEVGSTANEIRVEICSQCHPFFTGKQKLIDTAGRVEKFQRKYGLIEKK